One Phyllopteryx taeniolatus isolate TA_2022b chromosome 20, UOR_Ptae_1.2, whole genome shotgun sequence genomic window, gtgcccccccccctgCTTTTGGTAGTGTAGCCTGTACGTGCTACACtatatatttttcccaaaaatgggTAATCTATTTATTCAAAGTTACTAACAGTgagattaatatatatataaagaataaACCAAAATAAGAACATGTTCAATGCATCTGACGGGGATCTAAAGTGAGCTGACTGCTTTCAAACTTGGCATAACATTTGTGAGAATTCATTGTCCAGTCAGAGTGGGCAGAATGTGCCCCCCGCCCCGACCTAATACCCCTCGGTAAAATGCGATCTGAGGCCAACACTGCGGTCTCCGCTGCTCTGTCAATTTTTAAAGCATGAAATAGAGATTTAATGGAAGCAGGATGTACGAAGTCATCATTTTCGGAGTCTCGGGAGCCTGATAAAAGCAAAAAGGTGCTACATGACACCTGGTTACAGTAAGTCTCAAAGAAAGTATAATGGACAAATCTCACATCTCCCAGAGCACTGCAGCCCAGAGCAAAAAACTCCATGCAGCTGATGTCGATGCCGAAGTTGCCCAGTATCAACATGTTCTCAAGCTGTTCCGTGGGCAGACACAAAGCCTTCCATTTGTCCTGCAATTCCTCTCTGCCGCATGTTTCCGCTGAGGACAGCTATACATTGGAGgagaaaaatatacagtatacacatggAAAAAATATGCTGATTATAATAAGCAGCAGAAATGCATCTTGGAGTACGGAAACTGCTTGTTgctaatctaatctaatgtgGTTTCGGCTTATGTTGGGAGTGATCAAGCAGGATATAATAGACTCTATGCACAGCAACACATTAAGTGGAAACGACAGATGCTATTTTGTAACAGTTTCTGCCGTCAGTATTTTACAAGCTTAATGGGACGCAATTTTGACTCAAAAATAACCTCTTTTGTTAAATGTCTGCTAACCTGGCGTTAGTGTGGTAGATTCAGTATATTTTAGAGTTTGATGGTAGTACTTTTCAAGGtcaaaatgccattaaaaaggttttacttttcaaagacAACGCACCAGCCAACCCTCGGGCGTGCCGCTGTGTTCAGCATTAACTCTGTTTTGAGTTTTAACACATTTCCAATGTTCCGTGCCGACCGGAGGTTAAAGCCACTTTACACCGAATGCGAATTAAGCACCGTGTGCATAATCGATTAGAAGTTCTTCCAACTcatgaatgaaaacaataacGTGATATCATTGCATTTTTATGGCCAAAAATTTTCATACGCTGTGAGTTTGTATGATTATGTAGTGAACTGTAGAGTGTCAGGCGTCAATTAGAGACAAGGCGTTTATTAGTGTTTATTATGCATTTGtacattactttattttattttgaagaaagGAACTAAAGATAACTACAATCCACTcaacaaataatattaaatattgtattcataatttttccacaaatgacagttaaatgaaaaatagcattgctgttgaaaaaaatgcatgtaccTCCACATGTtgagttttcttctttttagcaaagatacaaaatattttgctgttgtcagtatgaaaacaaaatcatatacagtacagtgttgtaatataatatgtatagtgatgaagaaaaaaactaataaaaaaccTTGGGGAAAGTTTTTGGAATTGaatttttggggaatattttttgccctctttttaaaaaaatgggaaGACTTAATACTTTTATAAGTGCCTTGGTAAACATAATATGAACCTACCTGTTTGTGGAGAGTCTTTAGCAGACCTGGAGTCAGCATAGCATCTTTACTCTGGTTGCCAAAATTCATCTCTAGCCTCTCCTTGACCGGCAGCGTCTCTCCTTTAGCCAGTGCTTCAAAATAGCTATCAAAGATTGGCATGTGATTAGTAGCAAAATTTGAATTGCAAATACCGCATGATCTCAGATGAACTGCAAATGGGGGTGTATAGGAGGATGGTCAgatgttgtactgtatgtcacgggactaaaacacaaatattaaaagaGCCGAAAAAAAAGAACCCTTTTCAATGAGTCAAAGGTCCATATATTGAGGTTGCTAGGCCAGGTTTGATGATACtgtaatcaaaacaaacaaaaaatcttttCCATTTTGAGACGAACTAAAATAGTTCAATAAAATCAAACCTGACCCCTGCCAGGaatccaaaacaaatacagGTGTATCTGAATTAATTGGAATTACAAAAATTCATGTACAATACAGTGTTtgcgtattttatttttatatttgatggctttatttattatttggatGATTTCAGCTTACAGATAACAAAAATCCACAAGAAAGAAAAACGTATTTATAACCTATTATTCAGGGACTTCATTtcactgtccatttttattGAAGCAGCGAACTTGGAACACGGCATTTTCGTGCAATCTAGGCTCCTACAGTTGGCTAATTATCAAAATGCGAACTTCTCCAGAAACCAACGTGAACGTCAATAAATCCACTCACAGCGGTGAACGCTGAGTGACCCAATAACAGGCAGCGTAGTGGAGGTATTGTGCTGTTGTGAGTTGATGTCCTAAGTGGGGCTGTCTTCACGTTTGCGTATCGGCCAGAACACCACTCGAGGCCAGACTCAAAAAGGAAGGATGATAATAAATTCACCGAGGCACATGTCAAGTTTTCTCGCTATTCAAGCGAAGACTGCCACTGCCGAACGGACAAACAGCGGCGAAAACAAATCCTCCGTGTCACACCtaatgttgttgtgtttgaCGTGTTGATTGAAAAACAGAGCCCGCAAAGccaaaatcatgtgtgtcaacttccatgattctggttaaaatctgtaccaaaatttcaaatcctCATATATCCTAaatgataatgttgagatattgtaagcatttttgtgCTACCAAAGatgaataatagttgaaaacCCCATTAcacttgatttctgattccaaaactagttgatacattttgtgtgtaaatatgatgaggcgattaaagatttttatggtttcacagtcataacggccctctgagggaaaccgtaactgcaatgtggcccgcgacaaaaatacgtttgacacccctggtgtagGCCATCTTGAACATGTGATTTGTGTTGATTTTTGAAGGGGAGTGTGTCACAGTTCCGGATGTCAAGGGGGAGGCAGGGTGTTCCAGAGCGTTGGAGCACCAGTGACAAaggatctgtttttttttttttaaacacatcttTGGCCAGAACACATGACAATTGGTTTGTTTTCCCTGTACCACTCATTTTAATTTCTGTCAACACGGCTAGGCTTCATTGGCCAGCTATGGACCAGAGGGGTTACCCACATTCATTAATATTCTTTCTCGTTCTTTCAATTGTGGAGGGAAGTCAGATGTGCAGTGACAAGGAAGCTCCTGGGATCCAATTAAGTCAATCAATGCAAATATGAGACATGCCCAGGTCAAAAAtggcgttttgtttttgttttgtgtgcagtGATGctgcatggacacacacacttctATCAAACAGACAGCAGCCTGTAGCTACAGAGCATTTAAGATGAACTCACGCTGCAGACCACATCAGCAGGTCTTTGGGCTGAGTTCGGATGGCCGCTTTAGTGAAGTTCTTGAGGACTTCTGGCAGTCCCGTGGGGATGTTGATTTGCTGGGAACAGAACATCGTCTCTGGAGGAGGCATGGCTGCAAACACAAAACGCATTGCAATGAGCGACGACCACCGCAAGCTAACACAATTAAGACGGGGCGTGCTTAACTTACTTAAAGCGTTGTGCTGCTGGATAGGATACAATTGAAACGGATAGCAGTGGCCTCAGTGGAGTAGGCGTGCAGGTGACAGCCTCGCTATGACGTAATGGGATACTTTTAATCGACAATACAAACACCTTGATAAACAATACTTCGTCAGTGAGGTCATGTACGCGTCTACCAAACTTGAGTAACCCCGACGACTGATAATAAGCAGGCGGCTTAACAAATTTAAGCCGTCGACGACTAGTCGTTGAGTAAAGAACCATGCCTGCTGCCAGAGCAATTTAAAGACGAGTTTAACTCGCCACaataaaagacaaagcactttAAAGTATAAATTCCGTACGGCTGGCTAAAACAAAGCTCTCAACGAGTGCTAAAATACAACTAAACATTTTAATACGCCAAATATGTAAGCGGACAGATGACCTGTGCTGTTGTTTAGCGGGAAATGTtgacaagaaaacaacaaaacgttTCGAAATCCTTCAACGTGTCGTGGTTAGCTCAGCTAATTCTTCATTTGCAGCATAGTTGCCTAGCGACGGGCCACGCTGTGTTCTTCTCGCCAGGTTCAGATCGACACAATGTCGCCCCCTGCTGGTAAGATGAATAATGCGTCTTGCAAATAGACTTCCCCCTTTGAGTAAAATGGACTTGGCGACAAGTTACACCAATTATGCaatgaaattacttttaaaAGGCTTTTGTAAATTCATATTAGTCAGTGTATTGCAAAGTGAAACATTCAAATTGAATCAATGATTCtagcaaacatttattgaagtgATGCCACAAACAGGCAAAGCATCATATATGAAAGTTTATTATCAaacaactttttgaaaatagttgTACAGATCGTGAttagaaaataaaagtacaacaaCCAGTAATTgttgactgacaaaaaaaaataaaactataaaaaataatgaaaaaaaaagaccaacagAAAAACCTCAATTGTACGCATGCACATTAGCAGTCCGTCTTGGGACAAAAGTTTAGCATGACTTCTTGGTACAGTGGATCTAAAAGATTTGAATTATCTTGAGATACACAGCCAAGCACTTAACGGAAATTATAAATTGGTACgtctaagcaaaaaaaaaaagcaagttatCAAGACTCACTATCATGATGCTTTTCACCTTTTACCTCTTACCTtctgttataaaaataaaagtatgccTAGCCGGACTCTTAAATGGCCAACTAGTAGGACTGTTTCTATAAACCCTAACTCAATTTTCTGGACGGAACTCAGGGCGAAGTCATCAATGCTTGACAAGAATTTGCCAGGGTCAGTCAGCCAGAGCTGACCTTACCAAAAGCAATGAGGTGCATGTTCATATGGAACACTTTCTCAAAGTCAATGTCTAAAATGGTTTTGGTCCTTGATTATAGATGCATCTTTATATAAATAATTATGTAGTTATTCTCCTTTTACGATGATTccaaatgtgtggcacattttgGTATCAACCGAATAGACCAAAGACCAAGTACGTTATAATCAAATGGAATGGAAGGCAGTGAACAATAATGGATAGGAAATCCCAGACCAGCATCCCTAAAGTTTGTCCAGTGATTTCATGCTTTTGGGAAAGCAGgcttataaaaaagaaaaaaagaaaaaaaaaaaagaaagctacaACACCCGAACTTGAAGCTTCTTTGGGTCTGGTCTTCCTTCTATCTTTTGCCCCGTTTATTACCGGCAGGGGGCTTCTTGAGCTGCAGCAGGGGCGCCCCGGTGCCAAAGCCGGCAGCAGGCGGGTTGGACACCCCAAAGGTAAGTCCGGCCGAGGGGTTAATGCCAGGGTTGCTGAAGTTAAAGCCAGAGGTGTTGCTTCCTCCAAAACCTGGAAAATGCAAACAGTGAATATAAAAgttacacacaaaataaaaaataaaattgtgcaccttttaagaaaacatttcaTCGGGTATTTATTAGAGAGGAAGCCTGTTCTTGTAAAAACACTTCCATAATATTATAGATAGACGTATTGATAATTCAATATATATGTTACAAAACATGTATGCGGCacagtgactgactggttagcacttcagcctcacagttctgaggacccgggttcaaactggcctggcctgtgtggactttgcctgtgttcttcccgtgcccgagtgggttttctccaagcactccggtttcctcccacatccccaaaacatgcatggtaggttaattgaagactaaattgcccgtaggtgtgaatgtgagtgtgtttggttgtttgtttatgtgtgccctgcgattggctggcaaccagttcagggttattaggctttacataatcaggatttttggggccgatcaacgatcagcaagtttatatatataaaaaaaaaaacaataacccaTCACATCAcaaaatggagcaatgtgtctatttacatgacttgttcatttattgtatatacttgtgtactgtataccgaGTATcttaaaagtattctctagaattttagacaaaagttaaaacaatgacctctagggggcactCAAGAATTGGTCACTGacaagtttaggtcaaatcaacattacaacatgacagaaataatgggtgctaacttactgttatAAAATTAccttaacaaatactgttaatgacatgcttactctaactttctcactgtcccaacaatatggacgggtgttcaaatgtgttgttgaagcatttagaagacgttccccacgacgtacttcagttgactgcaaataacttacgtgttgtttgtctgagacaccgcaaaatagtcccacaccgatgacgtgttttttcaccgagaagattgaaaaaaaaaaaaacttttgggcCGTCAGATAGTAGAAAGTAGACACGTGacaaggttaaaaaataaactagctttctGATCCATACGCAAgagcgacgcggagtaaatgtcttttgcagagccgatcgatgacatcattgatcggctcggcaAATTATATAGCCGATcaacataaaaatgcaaattttggccgataccgatcaagccaatcagatcggtTCGTCATCGTCACCCATTTTCTATCCACTGTAGGACGGAGGCCTCTTCatgtttgcaatttgttgccagtgtattcaGGTGcgtttaatgatttcatctatccatcaacTTTGAGGTCTTCGCGTGGCCGCTTTGTGcccagtggtatccaattgatcatttctgtggtccaccttttgtcaacccatttaaggctttttattttccaaattcagtgcttgtatttccatccattgttactAAATGTTGTTGTCGACAGCGTCTAGGACTTAAGTCGTCCGTTTTGACATCGTTTTGTGCACTGTAACCTATGGAACATGGCCGTttagtttttgttcattttgagacATGAGCGATGGTTTTCTAAGTCAAATTCCTGAATACGACactgtagttgttcagcatcaTGGGAGGATAAAATGATGTCTGCAAAGcgaagatggctcaaataagcgGCGTTAATTTTTAGTCCTTTTTCCCAATTCAGCTTTAAATAAATAGCTTCGGAGACAGTGTGTCACCATGCCTGACGCCTTTTCCTAGACTTATTTCCACTCTTCCatcatcaattcgtattgaaccAGATGAATTGTttattgattgtagaatgttgatataggttggctctatcccttgatttaccagcgcctgcagtatcgaagtggtggtgactgagtcaaacgcTTTTTCGTAGTCGAAGGCTACATACAGATGCATTTCGTACTCGTTGTGCCGTTCGATTATTTGTAGAAATGTCTGCATGtggtccatagtattaaaacCGCTACAAAACCCTGCATGTTCTAGCTGTTCATCAttgagtttgattccaattcgtttGTCCAATATCTTAAACTAAACTGAAAACTAATGAAAGTGGCCTGGTCAAAAATGATGGCATCTTACTATTTTcttccagaatttttttttaatacaatcgCTGCACTCAAACAATTTCTGTAACACTCAATCAGACATGAGATTTTGGTCCACTCAGCGTGAGCCGGCACAGGTTTGAAGGATGGCTTCTCCTGACTGCATGTTTTGGCTCCTTCCACACATGTTCAATAGGCTTTAGTTCAATGCTCTTCAGAatagtatgtttgtttttaagcattTGGGGTGCTTTTTTTTACCTATGCATTTTGGGTCATTATATTGCTGGAGGACCTGAGCACAAGTTTTCAGACACTGAGCAGCACACAGAGTCTCAGAATGCCTCAAATAGTCTCGATTTTATTGTACCCGgtcagattcaagacaccctgtgccggATGCAGAAAAGCAGCTCCAGAACAAaacagagcctcctccatgAATTACCATATTATGATTAACATTGTACTCTCATATTgtgaatatataaaatatataaatcggCCTGAATGCTTAATGCCCACAAGGCAAGGAGCATGTTTATTTCAGTTCAGACGCTTATTGATTCAAGAGGACTGCACATCGAGTGAATAATTGAAGTAGTTACGGTATATATTAGAGTGGAGGCCACAATTTGCGGAAATACAATGTTAACACCAACACAAGCCGTCCTCAACTGACCATTGTAGTGCAATCCAGAGATAATTCTTAAATTGTTAATGAAGGGATGGTGTTGTTTATAGGGCAGAGGCTActatttatacagtacatactcaaattattttagtttaaaaGAGATGGCATTGTGCTGTAAACaacgttttgttttgtaattctgtggtaaaacaaataaaagcacgTTTTCATAGTTCATTAAAATGAACTGCAGTATTCAGCCAGCTATTTGCGGAAAAAAAGTTGGCATTTCAAGCACAACGAATTTCATCCCAAGTTCAAGCTCTTTTCAAACAATTCAATTTAAGCATTTAAAAGATTTTATGCACTCAAGTGATCCAGAATTTTAAAAACTACATCCTCaataacacacaaacatacacacgcacacagcctGAGTCCTTCATGTTCGCGAATCATGCATGAGGAGTTACAATCCACATGTACCTGCACTCAGACTGCCTCCTGTGGGCTTAGTGGTGGAGGCGAAGGCAAAAGAAGTACCCCCAGTCCCCACCCCACCAAATCCTGGCCTTGCGCCAAAACCTGTGGGAGAGTGAGACAACGGGAGTCAGTCAGACCCTGGAGCACAGCTTTAACTCGGTGAACCTGCGCGAGCTAATATGGAATGTACTGACAGCACACCGCATGGCAAAGCAAAGGCCAAAGGGAGGAAAAGAGAACTTAACAGACTCCACTTGGTGTGCGTTCAGACCACTTTCCATTTCAGGTTagtgttttctgttttgttttgtattgtatgGGGCATGCTTTTAGAATAGAGGGACAGTCCAAAGCTGCCGAATATGCATAAAAACACGCAGAGGAGCAGCTTCCTGGTGGTGTGAACGCACATAATGCCATACACAAAGGCGAAAGTGACAAGCCAAGCCCAGACTCAACACTCAATGCTACCTCACTTAGATGCCATCAAACTTttggagggtggggggtgggggggaaaaaaaaaaaagctgagtcAATACCTCCCAAAGTGGTTGAGCCCAAACTAGTGCCCACTGCTGTGGCAAAGGGGTTGCCAAACCCTCCTCCCAAGGGTGCCTGGTTCCCTATGGCACACGGAGAGATTCTTTACTCCTTTTACACCTTCCTTTGACAGACAGAACGTCTCACCCAACTTAGcaatgaataatacaaaaatactcaaataaatTTGCCATTGATGACAATCATGAATCAACACCCCTCTTATACATGTTGGtttctaatttatttaaaaaaaggtacagTTCATATGATTTATGTATAcaaagtggaacctccaaagttgaacctTTCCCATGATACTGTTTGACTAAGTCGTTTTGAAACGTTTCCCATAGGTAAAGTCAATTTATTCTCCACTATaaaaatggtgatttttaagtaACATTACTTAGCATTGAAAAATAGACAAGTTAAGACAAGTAAATTACTCAACCTTTGAATATGGCCTGCATGTAATAGAAATGTGCTGTTTGTTAGCAAGCTTCTCTGGTAGTTTACATTCAAGTCATTAGCCATTACGCTTCTagcaaataaatgtgtgtataaTCCATTTGTAATTGTTGTATTCACACTTTTTCTCTTTGCCATCATCATCACCCCCACTGTGGTGACATCACAAAATCAATTAAGCCACAAAAAACTTCAGACATTCTGTGAGGTTAAGGTCTTGCCACATAACACAACTCAATCTTTGGCTTTTGCGGCACATCCACCACCCCAGAGAATTTAGGAGGaattctattctttttttgggtgagTGACTTTGGAAGTTCCACTGGAGTTTACAATTGCTGAAGAAATCACCAGGATGATTTACGCATCTTGACTTGATGTgaaggggggggaaataaataaaaaaattgcggCTAGTTCTTTCACTCCAAAActtgtctttttctctctctttcgctcTTATGccatcaaaatataaaaaattagcTTCAGTTGAAAATAAACCAGGACaactgtttctttgtttaaaaaatgttttattgtcaaTTTAATATGCAACTCAATttacagacacaaacaaacaagtttaGAACATAATCGGTAGTAATTAATAACTGCTACTGCATTTGACAAGTTTCCAAAGATTCAAGATTTCAGAGTGAATGAACTagcttgttaaaaaaagaaagaaaaaaaagcatcacacCATTATTGAATATAGTTTAAAAAGGCACAccatattatatattaaatatactgtatcaacaGGCATTGGTTATATATGTTTAAATACAAGTCAAAGCACTGAAGTATTAGATAAGACACCAGGATTTGGCATTTCAGGGCTGCCCGTCACTGTAAACTTCTAAAACTCTAGTCAGTGATGAGTTAGAGTGGAAGTAGTTGCAAGTTATCGAACCAGCAGTTTAAACCACTGAATAGATGGATCTTTACCAGCATTTACTTACAAGTTATGTTGCCTGTCTTGTGTGCAGTTCATGCACATTTGTCTTAAAATGTGTCAACAGTTCTTGTCAATTGACTCAGGCCTCTAAGAAGCCACATAGAGAAAGGTAGTAAAGAAGGA contains:
- the ropn1l gene encoding ropporin-1-like protein isoform X1, whose translation is MPPPETMFCSQQINIPTGLPEVLKNFTKAAIRTQPKDLLMWSAAYFEALAKGETLPVKERLEMNFGNQSKDAMLTPGLLKTLHKQLSSAETCGREELQDKWKALCLPTEQLENMLILGNFGIDISCMEFFALGCSALGDVRFVHYTFFETYCNQVSCSTFLLLSGSRDSENDDFVHPASIKSLFHALKIDRAAETAVLASDRILPRGIRSGRGAHSAHSDWTMNSHKCYAKFESSQLTLDPRQMH
- the ropn1l gene encoding ropporin-1-like protein isoform X2, translated to MPPPETMFCSQQINIPTGLPEVLKNFTKAAIRTQPKDLLMWSAAYFEALAKGETLPVKERLEMNFGNQSKDAMLTPGLLKTLHKQLSSAETCGREELQDKWKALCLPTEQLENMLILGNFGIDISCMEFFALGCSALGDSLKTSLKVACEILTEDEEGGAARIPFEIFSLLCTYLANLDSEMGHIGSFLTSLEPQVKLQHGMIKPLDFIHREDMKPPCDSSD